Genomic segment of Tissierella sp.:
ATAACAACTTGCCAGAGCTTGCATATAGTACTGTAAAAGACCTCATACTAGAACAAGGAATAGATGCCAATAGAGATATTACACTAGAATTAACTTATAGAGATAAGGTGACTAAGGTGTACAATCTTTAGATAAGGAGGAGAATAATGCGCATATTATTGACGAACGATGATGGGATAATGGCAGAGGGAATATATACTCTTGCTAAGGAATTAGAAAAGGAACACGAAGTAATAATAGTAGCTCCAGAGACTCAAAGATCTGCTCAGAGTCATGCTATTACACTTTTTCAACCTTTAGTAGTTAAAGAGGTTGAGTTAGAGGGATTAAAATCAAAAGCCTATAGTATATCAGGTACGCCTGCAGATTGCGTAAGAGCAGGACTTGAGGTCTTGGCTAAAGGGCCAGTAGATATGGTGTTTTCTGGGATTAATATTGGATTAAATTCAGGGATGGACATACTTTATTCAGGCACAGTTTCTGCAGCAATTGAGGCTAATATATATAAGATACCTTCAATAGCAGTCTCAGCTGAATGGATAGATGGAAATGTTAATTTTAAAACAGCAGCCAAATATGCAATGGACATCTTGCATAGTATAGAGAATAAATTAAGGGAATCAAACATAGTTTTAAATATCAATAGTCCTTTTTTGAATCCAGAGGATATAAAAGGCATAAAGGTATGTAAAATTGGCGGAGCTATATACGATTATTATTTTATGGAACACAATGAAGAAGGAGAAAAAACTTTGAAGTTGAAGGGTAGAAAAGAAACGGAAGTAGAGGAAGACACAGATAGATATTATCTTAGCCAAGGATATGTAACAGTAACTCCACTTCATTATGATCTAACTAACTTTGGATTATTAGGAGAAGTAAAGACTTGGATATAATAAATGAATATATGGTATAATTTAGGGTAATAAATAATTATCACTTTAATAGAAAGAAGGGTTAATATGTTTGTTATTAGAGACAAGGAAAAAGTATTAAAGGCATATGTAAAGCGTTATCCTGAGTTGGATCAAGTTGTAATTGATGAATTGTCTAGGGAATATGATAGATACATAGATTTACTTAAAAACCTAGAAACTAGAGAAGAAGCTATAGCTGTATTTGAAGATGAGATTGAAAAGAATGAAAGAAGGTATTCTGATAATGCCCAAATGAAGGCATTAGAAGGCTCAACTCATGATCAATTTATGGAGATATTAGCAAACTATGGTCTGATAGTATTCTTTAGAGACAATATGATTGAGTGATTAGCGGCATTTTTAAGGTGTAGAGGATAATAGTTTTCTACACCTTTTTAGATTAAAGGGAGGGATAGATTTGAGGAAAGCGGTTGAAGTTGATTTTACTGTATTTGGGGATGACATGCAGTTTGTGGAAATTCAGCTAGATCCTACTGAGAGTATTATTGCAGAAGCAGGTTC
This window contains:
- the surE gene encoding 5'/3'-nucleotidase SurE, translated to MRILLTNDDGIMAEGIYTLAKELEKEHEVIIVAPETQRSAQSHAITLFQPLVVKEVELEGLKSKAYSISGTPADCVRAGLEVLAKGPVDMVFSGINIGLNSGMDILYSGTVSAAIEANIYKIPSIAVSAEWIDGNVNFKTAAKYAMDILHSIENKLRESNIVLNINSPFLNPEDIKGIKVCKIGGAIYDYYFMEHNEEGEKTLKLKGRKETEVEEDTDRYYLSQGYVTVTPLHYDLTNFGLLGEVKTWI